A single region of the Labeo rohita strain BAU-BD-2019 chromosome 3, IGBB_LRoh.1.0, whole genome shotgun sequence genome encodes:
- the LOC127155856 gene encoding dynein axonemal assembly factor 8, with amino-acid sequence MQRNLHLDDIISKTPSLDSDLSSSDNEGEISVLQQPPVIHLPKGSSVNLECPKVELPVGHKTEELLNEKVPRKTEHTVPLQQKANKTNWTESQFCPVLSLTPLDTWDLDQVLQTLRQHKPLVKPIQSDTLKGNDSGMHANDLMKQLVAFCEKKVNEMEIKTNVSSGKTSNIQESSLRCAERQMNEADFKGTSAQLQHYQESPTIYIDLRNNAFQTKQSVISQSNSVISPANPDKEMSSTKKTSNTNSGANGQKRGFSGKILLLRNMRKPDKSMLEMSGSWRNPQDFAEARQKNSSGKSIKKNQLRNSETSCSKPGVQCPTVKLDQHKQCTPSSHNPAAQNKQREQHSHKIRWQKDLKLLQTFRPQYSANNCEEAAERTDILYDPEASYLPSVNTLLPDLQIKDCLLLTVPLCSPGMVAGRTQRRTQSMDSALIKSHVYNALIAWFMSLTDPKTCGRKDDKLDAPFWVAGLQQFYKEDGLALYICAMSLEDDRTGCRKSRMRKVDSDKSMFYRRVCKFFAQTPLKTVAFWVPQLNHLLEEQAYSTRVHLPSSYLECFISVNPNREAVEQVFSMTPGFYWQTLETENQKCQSAEATVSQECHTKTALVLIGRALFLNPLAMHHTLELMWRSSLDVCGIRFLYPPQELLTHFAVGKSVMHERGRSYQPVLIIAFRGPHANSVWQEITGPSDPQLARRTDPASINALYGHSQDQLLLYSPRLASLVHLGLCLWFGGRIAKNTLSTIQDSGDSGVRCSHVLTSSPATLCATVKGDIFLLVSPVVGPRCYSYIISTCAKTGFSLLGLQRVQISKKQAQSLGLTTKQVAAFCHAPTVFLAGEQVELSSHCLVLLMRRESAVKHCSRLLIGLMNELATQGLIGSIRSRFTDVLDPHVCFHTVAYSKNHHNVLGGLMWTVPECSHMVLSKHAYPSCPEAEQVVVLTLTGQNIVEKEMDFLHKVLRGDGPGQEGFELLALKWEPKLSLRQAQELSPFEIGEKEWHSSVQSLTSTPALVLALRRVRAFITLRRLLPLTYPGNLHALMSPTPETAFRQTCLFFSEAELVPDHTSRPSLKFLPPHYIDTHGLRSQSLYSYMAVGPEPLLTLALFKPGAWSHRFGKILTTIKHNGYTLVGLRVLLLDSSMANALIHPPEQQDPTEELELQYLRSGPSLALCLLRVNAIKRLLELMGPEDPVEARTIDQTLCVGADRLHNGIYGSPSYRKAVEDIKLLFPEGVCCNETSIMRHEQISCLHSDPEASLDREQLHALQTKFSLGFDQGPLVRSALCQTTCLLIPSNLLRQNQPPLYSELLQRLLRTGCHLVAGRLSTPDEKQRQHISELLRSSAGEALLREGPCLIIALQADNAVTCFDIILESICRERPDFKRVTMKLLYPNSESRAVKLLRYLFDDLRLDSHHHVAPP; translated from the exons ATGCAGAGGAATTTGCATCTCGACGACATTATATCCAAGACACCATCCCTTGACTCTGACCTGTCATCA TcagacaatgagggagagaTATCTGTTCTTCAGCAACCACCAGTGATTCACTTGCCGAAAGGAAGCAGTGTGAACTTAGAGTGTCCAAAAGTcgag CTTCCTGTGGGTCACAAAACAGAAGAGTTACTGAATGAAAAAGTGCCCCGTAAAACAGAGCACACTGTGCCTTTGCAACAAAAAGCAAACAAGACTAATTGGACAGAGTCCCAGTTCTGTCCAGTTTTATCACTGACA CCTCTTGATACCTGGGATCTTGACCAAGTCCTTCAGACTCTACGGCAACACAAACCTCTTGTCAAGCCAATTCAGTCTGATACACTCAAAG GCAATGACAGTGGAATGCATGCAAATGATTTAATGAAGCAGCTGGTTGCTTTTTGTGAGAAGAAAGTAAATGAGATggaaataaagacaaatgtTTCTTCTGGAAAAACCAGTAATATACAAGAATCATCCCTCAG ATGTGCTGAGAGACAGATGAATGAGGCAGACTTTAAAGGGACCTCAGCACAATTACAACACTATCAAGAATCTCCTACCATATATATTGATTTGCGCAACAATGcatttcaaacaaaacaatcagtcattagCCAGAGTAACAGTGTCATAAGTCCTGCAAACCCAGACAAGGAAATGAGCTCCACTAAAAAGACGTCTAACACAAATTCAGGAGCAAATGGACAGAAAAG AGGATTTTCTGGGAAGATTTTATTACTCAGAAACATGAGAAAGCCAGATAAAAGTATGTTAGAGATGTCTGGGAGCTGGAGAAATCCACAAGATTTTGCTGAGGCTAGGCAGAAAAACTCTTCAGGGAAAAGTATAAAGAAAAACCAGCTTCGTAATTCTGAAACTAGCTGCAGTAAACCTGGTGTTCAGTGTCCTACTGTGAAACTTGACCAACATAAACAGTGTACTCCATCTTCTCATAATCCAGCTGCTCAAAACAAGCAAAG AGAGCAACACAGTCATAAAATCAGATGGCAGAAGGATCTGAAGCTCTTGCAAACATTCAGACCTCAATATTCTGCTAATAACTGTGAGGAAGCTGCTGAGAGGACTGATATTCTTTATGATCCT GAAGCATCCTACCTTCCTTCTGTGAACACTCTACTTCCAGATCTACAGATAAAGGACTGTTTGCTCCTGACTGTGCCCTTATGCAGTCCTGGGATGGTGGCTGGAAGAACACAGAGAAGAACCCAGTCAATGGATTCAGCCTTGATCAAATCACATGTTTACAATGCACTGATAGCATGGTTCATGTCTTTG ACTGATCCTAAAACATGTGGGAGAAAAGATGACAAACTTGATGCCCCTTTTTGGGTGGCTGGGCTACAGCAGTTTTATAAGGAAGATGGCTTGGCCTTGTACATCTGTGCCATGTCTCTTGAGGATGATCGAACTGGCTGTAGAAAATCCAGG ATGAGGAAGGTGGATAGCGACAAGAGCATGTTTTACAGACGAGTGTGCAAGTTCTTTGCTCAGACGCCATTGAAGACTGTTGCATTCTGGGTACCACAGCTTAATCATTTGCTGGAGGAACAGGCTTATTCTACCCGTGTCCACTTGCCCTCATCTTACCTGGAGTGCTTCATCTCTGTCAACCCAAATCGAGAG GCTGTTGAACAGGTCTTCAGTATGACCCCAGGATTCTACTGGCAAACTTTGGAAACAGAAAACCAAAAATGTCAAAGTGCAGAAGCCACAGTATCTCAGGAGTGTCATACTAAG acagcACTTGTTCTGATAGGCAGGGCACTGTTTCTTAATCCACTTGCAATGCATCACACACTTGAGCTTATGTGGAGATCAAGTCTAGATGTATGTGGTATCCGTTTCCTCTACCCACCCCAAGAGCTGCTGACGCACTTCGCAG TCGGCAAGTCAGTTATGCATGAAAGGGGACGTTCTTATCAGCCAGTGCTCATCATAGCTTTCCGGGGTCCTCACGCTAACTCAGTGTGGCAGGAGATCACAGGGCCATCAGACCCCCAGCTGGCAAGGCGGACAGATCCAGCATCCATCAACGCCCTGTACGGTCACAGTCAAGACCAGCTCTTGCTCTACTCACCCCGTCTTGCCAGTCTTGTACATCTGGGGCTCTGCTTGTGGTTTGGTGGTAGAATAGCAAAAAACACCCTGTCAAC GATCCAGGACTCTGGTGACTCTGGAGTGAGATGTTCCCATGTTCTGACCTCTTCTCCGGCAACTTTATGTGCCACAGTGAAAG GGGATATATTTCTCCTTGTGTCTCCTGTGGTTGGACCACGCTGTTACAGCTATATAATATCTACATGTGCAAAAACAGGCTTCAGTCTGTTGGGACTTCAAAGAGTGCAGATCTCCAAGAAACAAGCTCAATCTTTAGGACTCACCACAAAGCAG GTAGCAGCATTCTGTCACGCTCCCACAGTGTTTCTGGCTGGAGAACAGGTTGAGCTGTCCTCTCATTGCCTGGTGCTGCTCATGAGGAGAGAAAGTGCAGTTAAACACTGCTCCAGACTGCTGATAG GTTTGATGAATGAGCTTGCCACACAAGGCCTTATCGGATCGATCCGTTCAAGATTCACAGATGTTCTGGATCCACATGTCTGCTTTCACACTGTTGCCTACTCTAAAAACCACCACAATGTTCTGG GTGGGCTCATGTGGACAGTGCCGGAGTGTAGCCACATGGTCTTGTCCAAACACGCATATCCCTCATgtccggaggcagagcaggtggtTGTTCTCACACTGACTGGTCAAAACATTGTGGAGAAAGAAATGGACTTTCTTCATAAGGTTCTCAGGGGAGATGGACCAG GACAAGAGGGATTTGAGTTGCTGGCACTAAAGTGGGAGCCCAAGCTATCTCTGCGACAGGCGCAAGAGTTGAGTCCATTTGAGATTGGAGAAAAAGAGTGGCATAGCAGTGTGCAGAGCTTGACATCCACTCCTGCCCTGGTCTTGGCTCTGAGAAGGGTGAGGGCATTTATCACCCTGCGTAGACTTTTACCACTAACTTATCCAGGAAACCTGCATGCATTGATGTCCCCCACACCTGAGACAGCTTTCAGACAGACCTGTCTCTTCTTCTCTGAGGCGGAATTGGTCCCTG ATCACACTAGTCGTCCATCATTGAAATTCTTACCGCCTCATTACATTGACACTCATG GTCTCAGAAGTCAGTCGCTTTACAGTTACATGGCAGTGG GCCCAGAGCCACTTTTGACTCTAGCTCTGTTCAAGCCCGGAGCCTGGAGCCACCGCTTTGGTAAAATTCTCACCACAATCAAACACAACGGATATACTCTAGTGGGCTTACGTGTGCTTCTACTGGACTCGAGCATGGCAAATGCACTGATTCATCCACCAGAGCAACAG GATCCTACTGAAGAGCTGGAGTTGCAGTACTTGAGATCAGGCCCATCGCTGGCTTTGTGTTTACTGAGAGTGAATGCAATAAAAAGACTGTTGGAGCTCATGGGCCCTGAGGATCCTGTTGAAGCCCGTACTATAGATCAGACACTATGTGTTGGCGCTGACAGGCTGCACAATGGCATCTATG GATCTCCGTCTTATCGAAAAGCCGTAGAAGacataaaactgttatttcCAGAGGGTGTGTGCTGTAATGAAACTTCAATCATGAGACATGAGCAG ATATCATGCTTGCACTCAGATCCTGAAGCTAGTTTGGACCGTGAACAGCTGCATGCCCTTCAAACTAAATTTTCTTTAGGATTTGATCAAG GGCCTTTGGTCCGCAGTGCTCTTTGTCAGACCACCTGCCTGCTGATACCATCCAACCTACTGCGGCAGAATCAGCCTCCTCTCTactcagagctcctgcagcggCTGCTTAGGACAGGCTGCCACCTGGTGGCCGGAAGGCTCTCCACACCAGATGAGAAACAAAGACAGCACATATCAGAGTTACTGAGGTCCTCTGCTGGTGAAGCACTTCTACGTGAGGGGCCCTGTCTTATCATTGCTTTGCAAGCAGACAATGCCGTCACGTGTTTCGATATCATTCTCGAGAG cATTTGCAGGGAGAGACCTGACTTTAAAAGAGTTACAATGAAACTTCTTTACCCAAACTCTGAAAGTAGG GCAGTGAAATTGCTGCGTTACCTGTTTGATGATCTCCGTCTTGACAGTCATCACCACGTAGCACCACCATAA
- the unkl gene encoding putative E3 ubiquitin-protein ligase UNKL isoform X1: MPSVSKTAASASPQTEKPTHYTYLKEFRTEQCPLFLQHKCTQHRPFTCFHWHFLNQRRRRPIRRRDGTFNYSPDVYCTKYDETTGICPDGDDCPYLHRTTGDTERKYHLRYYKTGTCIHETDARGHCVKNGLHCAFAHGPHDLRPPVYDIREIQAQEALQNGQLGSGEGIPDLQPGVLASQAMIEKTLNEDPRWQDTNFVLANYKTEQCTKPPRLCRQGYACPHYHNSRDRRRNPRKFKYRSTPCPSVKHGDEWGEPSKCESGDSCQYCHSRTEQQFHPEIYKSTKCNDMRQTGYCPRGPFCAFAHVERIPSTEETMSTLLTAMQSGSQSKLGSPQYPECPVSEWSGNTNSITSSASNNGQTGNVSCSNSPTVTPGSGSNSSLSPIGPISRPKCFTNGSFCSESTTSSVSSPTSNYPKAPGFEREDQAKNQKSQSGENNQKLMDQDKQAHGSVFSVVNPLASSITSSITSSLASSIGSDSSSPTTLSTMNAKATPFYPGSNTVESVIGSALDLNFSDINVASLDKELEDQDNNGLGLTSQRLLGGSAPVNIPGSLARSSSLHSSSSLSASPLSSLSQSLSQSLLTGMASQQSQPQAPPVKTEHGLLGTPTSTQNSLGLNGGAGGIWDFMSGSFSPSPSPVFSSLTSSTVGSSSADIGRLLRELDEAKRKIKQWEEAWHQVKQACEAWQKDAHEAKEQAKSAEAERQLAEQKREDTERKLKELQGDFDVLCRSPNTPLLRSYGELDQLPLPKLRSIQSQLRSDLDLIDGVIYQLQSKKCIVCQKHDRSIVLQPCQHYVLCQNCASGKMECPYCKTKILKW, translated from the exons ATGCCGTCGGTTTCGAAAACGGCGGCGAGCGCTTCTCCTCAAACCGAGAAACCAACCCACTATAC ATATTTGAAGGAGTTCAGGACCGAGCAGTGCCCACTGTTTTTGCAGCACAAATGCACACAGCATAGACCCTTTACGTGTTTCCACTGGCATTTTCTAAATCAGCGAAGACGGAGACCCATACGAAGAAGAGACGGGACTTTTAATTACAGCCCAGATGTATATTGCACGAAGTATGATGAAACAACAGGAATATGTCCCGATGGAGACGA TTGCCCTTATTTACACCGGACCACCGGTGACACAGAGCGCAAGTACCATTTACGCTACTACAAGACCGGCACCTGCATCCATGAGACGGATGCACGTGGGCATTGTGTGAAGAACGGCCTCCACTGCGCCTTCGCTCATGGACCACACGACCTACGGCCACCAGTTTATGACATCAG AGAAATCCAGGCACAGGAAGCTCTGCAGAACGGCCAGTTGGGATCTGGAGAGGGAATTCCTGACCTGCAGCCGGGTGTGCTGGCCAGCCAGGCCATGATTGAGAAGACCTTGAATGAGGACCCACGCTGGCAAG ACACCAATTTTGTTTTGGCCAATTATAAAACTGAGCAGTGCACCAAGCCTCCACGTCTATGCAGGCAGGGCTATGCCTGTCCCCACTATCACAACAGCAGAGATAGGAGAAGAAATCCCAGAAAGTTCAAATACAG ATCGACGCCCTGCCCGAGTGTAAAGCATGGCGATGAATGGGGCGAACCCTCCAAGTGTGAGAGCGGTGACAGCTGTCAGTATTGCCACTCTCGTACCGAACAGCAGTTCCACCCAGAG ATCTACAAATCTACTAAATGCAATGACATGAGGCAAACTGGATACTGTCCAAGGGGTCCATTCTGTGCTTTTGCACATGTGGAAA gAATTCCTTCCACAGAGGAGACCATGAGCACGTTGCTCACAGCAATGCAGTCGGGTTCTCAGTCCAAGCTGGGCTCGCCACAATACCCAGAGTGTCCAGTCAGCGAGTGGAGCGGCAACACGAATTCCATCACCAGCAGCGCCAGTAACAACGGCCAGACGGGAAAC GTATCATGCTCTAATAGTCCAACTGTAACACCAGGCTCAGGGAGCAACAGTTCTTTGTCCCCAATTGGACCCATCAGCAGGCCAAAATGCTTTACTAATGGTAGCTTTTGTTCAGAGTCCACCACGTCCAGTGTTTCCTCTCCGACGTCTAACTATCCCAAAGCTCCGGGTTTTGAACGGGAGGATCAG GCAAAGAACCAGAAGAGCCAGTCTGGGGAAAATAATCAAAAGTTAATGGACCAAGACAAACAG GCTCATGGCAGTGTGTTCTCAGTGGTGAACCCGCTAGCATCCAGCATAACATCGAGCATCACGTCCAGCTTGGCCTCCAGTATCGGATCTGACAGTTCGTCACCCACCACTTTATCAACCATGAATGCAAAAGCCACGCCTTTCTATCCAGGCAGCAATACCGTAGAGTCAGTAATAG GATCTGCACTTGACCTGAATTTTAGTGACATCAATGTTGCCTCCCTCGACAAAGAGCTAGAAGACCAAGACAACAATGGCCTTGGTTTAACAA GTCAGAGGTTATTAGGAGGCTCTGCTCCTGTCAATATTCCTGGCTCTCTGGCTCGGTCTTCCTCTCTGCATTCCTCGTCATCTCTATCTGCCTCCCCGCTCAGCTCTCTGTCTCAATCCCTGTCCCAGTCTCTCCTCACTGGAATGGCCTCCCAGCAGAGCCAGCCACAGGCACCACCCGTTAAAACCGAGCACGGCCTTCTAGGAACACCTACGTCTACGCAGAACTCCTTAG GTCTAAATGGCGGAGCAGGGGGAATATGGGACTTTATGAGTGGCAGCTTCTCTCCCAGCCCGTCTCCAGTGTTCAGCAGCCTTACTTCCAGCACCGTCGGCTCCAGCAGTGCAGACATTGGCCGGCTCCTCCGAGAACTGGATGAAGCCAAGCGCAAGATAAAGCAATGGGAGGAGGCTTGGCACCAAGTCAAACAG GCCTGTGAAGCGTGGCAGAAAGATGCTCACGAAGCAAAGGAGCAAGCTAAATCGGCAGAGGCGGAGCGGCAGCTGGCGGAGCAGAAGCGGGAGGACACCGAGCGCAAGCTGAAGGAACTGCAGGGAGACTTTGACGTTTTGTGTCGCTCCCCCAACACGCCCCTCCTGCGCAGCTACGGCGAGCTGGACCAGCTCCCCCTGCCAAAGCTCCGCTCCATCCAGAGCCAGCTGCGCTCTGACCTAGACCTCATAGACGGG GTAATATATCAGCTTCAGTCAAAGAAATGTATAGTTTGCCAAAAGCATGATCGTTCCATTGTCCTGCAGCCTTGCCAACATTATGTACTTTGTCAGAACTGTGCGTCTGGTAAAATGGAATGTCCTTACTGTAAGACGAAAATATTGAAGTGGTGA
- the unkl gene encoding putative E3 ubiquitin-protein ligase UNKL isoform X2: MPSVSKTAASASPQTEKPTHYTYLKEFRTEQCPLFLQHKCTQHRPFTCFHWHFLNQRRRRPIRRRDGTFNYSPDVYCTKYDETTGICPDGDDCPYLHRTTGDTERKYHLRYYKTGTCIHETDARGHCVKNGLHCAFAHGPHDLRPPVYDIREIQAQEALQNGQLGSGEGIPDLQPGVLASQAMIEKTLNEDPRWQDTNFVLANYKTEQCTKPPRLCRQGYACPHYHNSRDRRRNPRKFKYRSTPCPSVKHGDEWGEPSKCESGDSCQYCHSRTEQQFHPEIYKSTKCNDMRQTGYCPRGPFCAFAHVERIPSTEETMSTLLTAMQSGSQSKLGSPQYPECPVSEWSGNTNSITSSASNNGQTGNAKNQKSQSGENNQKLMDQDKQAHGSVFSVVNPLASSITSSITSSLASSIGSDSSSPTTLSTMNAKATPFYPGSNTVESVIGSALDLNFSDINVASLDKELEDQDNNGLGLTSQRLLGGSAPVNIPGSLARSSSLHSSSSLSASPLSSLSQSLSQSLLTGMASQQSQPQAPPVKTEHGLLGTPTSTQNSLGLNGGAGGIWDFMSGSFSPSPSPVFSSLTSSTVGSSSADIGRLLRELDEAKRKIKQWEEAWHQVKQACEAWQKDAHEAKEQAKSAEAERQLAEQKREDTERKLKELQGDFDVLCRSPNTPLLRSYGELDQLPLPKLRSIQSQLRSDLDLIDGVIYQLQSKKCIVCQKHDRSIVLQPCQHYVLCQNCASGKMECPYCKTKILKW; encoded by the exons ATGCCGTCGGTTTCGAAAACGGCGGCGAGCGCTTCTCCTCAAACCGAGAAACCAACCCACTATAC ATATTTGAAGGAGTTCAGGACCGAGCAGTGCCCACTGTTTTTGCAGCACAAATGCACACAGCATAGACCCTTTACGTGTTTCCACTGGCATTTTCTAAATCAGCGAAGACGGAGACCCATACGAAGAAGAGACGGGACTTTTAATTACAGCCCAGATGTATATTGCACGAAGTATGATGAAACAACAGGAATATGTCCCGATGGAGACGA TTGCCCTTATTTACACCGGACCACCGGTGACACAGAGCGCAAGTACCATTTACGCTACTACAAGACCGGCACCTGCATCCATGAGACGGATGCACGTGGGCATTGTGTGAAGAACGGCCTCCACTGCGCCTTCGCTCATGGACCACACGACCTACGGCCACCAGTTTATGACATCAG AGAAATCCAGGCACAGGAAGCTCTGCAGAACGGCCAGTTGGGATCTGGAGAGGGAATTCCTGACCTGCAGCCGGGTGTGCTGGCCAGCCAGGCCATGATTGAGAAGACCTTGAATGAGGACCCACGCTGGCAAG ACACCAATTTTGTTTTGGCCAATTATAAAACTGAGCAGTGCACCAAGCCTCCACGTCTATGCAGGCAGGGCTATGCCTGTCCCCACTATCACAACAGCAGAGATAGGAGAAGAAATCCCAGAAAGTTCAAATACAG ATCGACGCCCTGCCCGAGTGTAAAGCATGGCGATGAATGGGGCGAACCCTCCAAGTGTGAGAGCGGTGACAGCTGTCAGTATTGCCACTCTCGTACCGAACAGCAGTTCCACCCAGAG ATCTACAAATCTACTAAATGCAATGACATGAGGCAAACTGGATACTGTCCAAGGGGTCCATTCTGTGCTTTTGCACATGTGGAAA gAATTCCTTCCACAGAGGAGACCATGAGCACGTTGCTCACAGCAATGCAGTCGGGTTCTCAGTCCAAGCTGGGCTCGCCACAATACCCAGAGTGTCCAGTCAGCGAGTGGAGCGGCAACACGAATTCCATCACCAGCAGCGCCAGTAACAACGGCCAGACGGGAAAC GCAAAGAACCAGAAGAGCCAGTCTGGGGAAAATAATCAAAAGTTAATGGACCAAGACAAACAG GCTCATGGCAGTGTGTTCTCAGTGGTGAACCCGCTAGCATCCAGCATAACATCGAGCATCACGTCCAGCTTGGCCTCCAGTATCGGATCTGACAGTTCGTCACCCACCACTTTATCAACCATGAATGCAAAAGCCACGCCTTTCTATCCAGGCAGCAATACCGTAGAGTCAGTAATAG GATCTGCACTTGACCTGAATTTTAGTGACATCAATGTTGCCTCCCTCGACAAAGAGCTAGAAGACCAAGACAACAATGGCCTTGGTTTAACAA GTCAGAGGTTATTAGGAGGCTCTGCTCCTGTCAATATTCCTGGCTCTCTGGCTCGGTCTTCCTCTCTGCATTCCTCGTCATCTCTATCTGCCTCCCCGCTCAGCTCTCTGTCTCAATCCCTGTCCCAGTCTCTCCTCACTGGAATGGCCTCCCAGCAGAGCCAGCCACAGGCACCACCCGTTAAAACCGAGCACGGCCTTCTAGGAACACCTACGTCTACGCAGAACTCCTTAG GTCTAAATGGCGGAGCAGGGGGAATATGGGACTTTATGAGTGGCAGCTTCTCTCCCAGCCCGTCTCCAGTGTTCAGCAGCCTTACTTCCAGCACCGTCGGCTCCAGCAGTGCAGACATTGGCCGGCTCCTCCGAGAACTGGATGAAGCCAAGCGCAAGATAAAGCAATGGGAGGAGGCTTGGCACCAAGTCAAACAG GCCTGTGAAGCGTGGCAGAAAGATGCTCACGAAGCAAAGGAGCAAGCTAAATCGGCAGAGGCGGAGCGGCAGCTGGCGGAGCAGAAGCGGGAGGACACCGAGCGCAAGCTGAAGGAACTGCAGGGAGACTTTGACGTTTTGTGTCGCTCCCCCAACACGCCCCTCCTGCGCAGCTACGGCGAGCTGGACCAGCTCCCCCTGCCAAAGCTCCGCTCCATCCAGAGCCAGCTGCGCTCTGACCTAGACCTCATAGACGGG GTAATATATCAGCTTCAGTCAAAGAAATGTATAGTTTGCCAAAAGCATGATCGTTCCATTGTCCTGCAGCCTTGCCAACATTATGTACTTTGTCAGAACTGTGCGTCTGGTAAAATGGAATGTCCTTACTGTAAGACGAAAATATTGAAGTGGTGA